In Chitinophaga sp. HK235, a single window of DNA contains:
- a CDS encoding NYN domain-containing protein, which translates to MDNINDLRLAVLIDADNIPYHNIKGMLEEVAKYGNPTFKRIYGDWTKPTVTGWKGVLLDYAITPIQQYSYTSGKNATDSAMIIDAMDILYTGRVDGFCLVSSDSDFTRLATRLREAGMRVIGMGERKTPSAFRAACDKFIYLEILQIREKKTEPGKPKSSKEKPKGISKADKELIDLLSTSINDIADEDGWAYLGELGNLLLKKQPDFDARNYGFNKLVQLIKSFPNFEIDIRESGKKTGKLVYVRTV; encoded by the coding sequence ATGGACAATATAAACGATCTCCGACTTGCAGTACTGATAGATGCCGACAATATACCCTACCACAATATCAAGGGGATGCTGGAAGAAGTAGCCAAATACGGTAACCCCACCTTCAAAAGAATTTACGGAGACTGGACAAAACCCACCGTTACAGGCTGGAAAGGTGTTTTACTGGACTATGCTATCACCCCCATCCAGCAGTACAGTTATACTTCCGGAAAAAATGCCACCGACTCAGCCATGATTATTGATGCGATGGATATCCTGTACACCGGCAGGGTAGATGGTTTCTGCCTCGTATCCAGTGATAGTGATTTCACCAGACTGGCCACCAGACTCCGGGAGGCCGGTATGCGTGTCATCGGCATGGGCGAGAGGAAGACCCCCAGTGCCTTTCGTGCTGCCTGTGATAAATTTATCTATCTGGAAATATTACAGATAAGAGAAAAGAAAACGGAACCTGGCAAACCCAAATCCAGCAAAGAAAAGCCTAAAGGTATCAGCAAGGCGGATAAAGAGCTGATAGACCTGTTGTCTACCAGTATCAACGATATCGCAGACGAAGATGGATGGGCCTACCTCGGTGAACTGGGTAACCTGTTGCTGAAGAAACAACCTGACTTCGACGCCCGTAACTACGGCTTTAACAAGCTGGTACAGCTGATAAAAAGTTTTCCTAATTTCGAAATTGATATCAGGGAAAGCGGTAAAAAAACCGGTAAACTGGTATATGTAAGAACAGTATAA
- a CDS encoding MFS transporter, translating to MDHSSGKIYTLHFILLCLSNALFSASFNMMIPELPAYLSKMGGADYKGYIIGLFTLMAGLSRPFSGKLTDTIGRVPVMIFGSLVCVVCSLLYPLVSTVGAFLLLRFFHGFSTGFKPTGTSAYVSDIIPYNRRGEAMGMVGLASTIGMALGPAIGGYMAVRWNINVMFQLSAVFALLSVVILIGMKETLANKQSFRFSLLKIKGEEIFEPLVWSPVIICFLTYFSYGAMLTIIPDFSAFLGINNKGLFFTFFTASSIGIRLLAGKVSDRYGRVPVLKVSALLMAASMLMMGFATTAALLMAAAVVYGISVGLNAPAITAWTIDLGQPEHRGRALASMYIAMEAGIGLGAYFSAFVYNNNASHFPATFYLFAGITLLATIYLSFFYKKPAMATREC from the coding sequence ATGGACCATTCTTCCGGAAAAATCTACACCCTGCACTTTATTCTCTTATGCCTGAGTAATGCACTATTTTCTGCCAGCTTTAATATGATGATCCCTGAGCTGCCCGCCTATCTGAGCAAAATGGGGGGAGCAGATTACAAAGGATATATTATTGGTTTGTTTACACTAATGGCCGGATTATCGCGTCCATTCAGCGGTAAGCTTACCGATACGATCGGGCGGGTGCCGGTGATGATTTTCGGTTCGCTGGTATGTGTTGTTTGTAGCTTGCTTTACCCACTTGTCAGCACTGTTGGGGCATTTCTGCTACTCCGTTTTTTTCATGGTTTTTCCACTGGTTTTAAACCTACTGGTACTTCTGCCTATGTTTCCGATATCATTCCCTACAATCGCCGTGGTGAAGCCATGGGCATGGTAGGACTGGCCAGCACTATTGGTATGGCGCTGGGGCCCGCCATTGGCGGATATATGGCTGTAAGGTGGAATATCAATGTGATGTTTCAGCTGTCTGCTGTGTTTGCCCTTTTATCTGTAGTGATATTGATTGGCATGAAGGAAACACTGGCCAACAAACAATCTTTCCGGTTTTCTTTGTTGAAAATCAAAGGAGAAGAAATATTCGAGCCACTGGTATGGTCGCCGGTGATCATCTGTTTTCTGACGTATTTCAGCTATGGAGCGATGCTGACCATCATCCCTGACTTCAGTGCATTCCTGGGTATTAACAACAAAGGACTTTTCTTTACCTTTTTCACTGCCAGTTCTATCGGTATCCGTTTGCTGGCCGGTAAGGTATCCGATCGTTATGGCCGTGTGCCGGTGTTAAAGGTTTCTGCCTTGCTAATGGCCGCTTCCATGCTGATGATGGGCTTTGCCACCACCGCTGCCCTACTGATGGCTGCCGCTGTTGTATATGGCATCTCTGTAGGGCTTAATGCTCCGGCTATTACCGCCTGGACCATCGACCTCGGTCAACCGGAACATCGCGGCCGGGCGCTGGCCAGCATGTATATTGCCATGGAAGCCGGTATAGGACTGGGGGCCTATTTCTCTGCCTTTGTTTACAACAACAATGCTTCCCATTTCCCGGCCACTTTCTATCTGTTTGCCGGTATTACACTGCTGGCCACCATTTACCTCTCCTTCTTTTATAAGAAGCCGGCCATGGCGACCAGAGAATGTTGA
- a CDS encoding Dps family protein translates to MKIEIGITADHAKKIALELNKVLADELLVYAKTRNCHWNIEGPNFMEMHKFYEDQYEELEEIADEVAEYIRQVGHYAEGRYSDVLKLTNLLESEYSNDQKKQLQELLDDHETIIRNLRRLIDEFDEKYKDKGSSDFATQLLQKHLKLAWMIRSYLK, encoded by the coding sequence ATGAAAATCGAAATTGGTATTACAGCGGATCACGCGAAGAAAATAGCATTGGAGTTGAATAAAGTGTTAGCGGATGAATTACTGGTTTATGCAAAAACACGTAATTGCCACTGGAATATTGAAGGGCCTAATTTCATGGAAATGCATAAGTTCTATGAAGATCAATATGAAGAGTTGGAAGAAATTGCTGATGAAGTGGCAGAATATATCCGTCAGGTAGGGCACTATGCGGAAGGCCGCTATTCCGATGTATTGAAACTTACCAACCTGCTCGAATCTGAATATTCCAACGATCAGAAAAAACAGTTACAGGAATTGCTGGACGATCACGAAACCATCATCCGTAACCTGCGCAGACTGATCGACGAATTCGATGAAAAATATAAAGATAAAGGCTCCAGCGACTTTGCAACACAACTGCTGCAGAAACACCTGAAACTGGCATGGATGATTCGTTCTTATCTCAAATAG